One genomic region from Deltaproteobacteria bacterium encodes:
- a CDS encoding ABC transporter permease, whose amino-acid sequence MSRYIAQKLVSLVLVQFGISVVVFYMIRLVPGDAVDFIYGLYMGSGRIEEIRALWGLDRPIVVQYLEWMGRVLQLDFGRSIVSGYPIADEIFARLPVTLHLSFMAGTWSVIFGVTLGVIASRYPNGKIDGIVTTTGILGLAMPHFWLATLLVLVFAVYLNILPSVGYIPFFEDPVESTLSLMLPSLALGTTMAAAVMRMARSAMLDVLAHDYIRTARAKGVRERRVYSSHALKNAFIPVLTLIGTETGKLLGGSLIIEQIFAIPGIGQYAVEAVLSRDYPVLQATMIVIAGSYVIINTLADLGYGLLDPRVRYD is encoded by the coding sequence GTGAGTCGATACATCGCGCAGAAGCTGGTCTCCCTGGTGCTGGTGCAGTTCGGCATCTCGGTGGTGGTGTTCTACATGATCCGCCTGGTGCCGGGCGATGCCGTGGACTTCATCTACGGCCTGTACATGGGCTCCGGGCGCATCGAGGAGATCCGCGCGCTGTGGGGCCTGGACCGCCCCATCGTGGTCCAGTACCTGGAATGGATGGGGCGGGTGCTGCAGCTCGATTTCGGCCGTTCCATCGTCTCCGGCTACCCCATAGCGGACGAGATCTTCGCGCGGCTCCCGGTGACGCTGCACTTGTCGTTCATGGCGGGGACCTGGAGCGTCATCTTCGGCGTGACCCTGGGCGTCATCGCATCGCGCTATCCCAACGGCAAGATTGACGGCATCGTCACCACCACGGGAATCCTCGGGCTGGCCATGCCGCACTTCTGGCTGGCCACGTTGCTGGTGCTGGTGTTCGCCGTCTACCTCAACATCCTTCCTTCCGTCGGCTACATCCCGTTCTTTGAAGACCCCGTCGAGAGCACGCTCTCGCTGATGCTGCCGTCCCTTGCCCTGGGCACCACCATGGCGGCGGCGGTGATGCGCATGGCGCGTTCGGCCATGCTGGACGTGCTCGCCCATGACTACATCCGCACGGCCCGCGCCAAGGGAGTGCGCGAGCGCCGCGTGTACTCCAGCCACGCTCTCAAGAACGCGTTCATCCCGGTGCTGACGCTGATCGGCACCGAGACCGGCAAGCTGCTCGGCGGCTCGCTCATCATCGAGCAGATCTTCGCCATCCCGGGCATTGGCCAGTACGCCGTGGAAGCCGTGCTCAGCCGGGACTACCCGGTGCTGCAGGCCACCATGATCGTCATCGCCGGCAGCTACGTGATCATCAACACGCTGGCCGACCTCGGCTACGGGCTGCTCGACCCGCGCGTGCGGTACGACTAG
- a CDS encoding ABC transporter permease, with product MAESINITHARQPVAPRREGAGRAWRRFARHKPALVGAAVILVYLLAALLADVLAPYDPLDMGAGSRLTGPDAAHWFGTDEYGRDVLSRVIYGARIAFVVGVLSASGAAVVGMLIGVLGGYFGGLLDRGVTMLIDLVFAFPTILLAIAVAAFLTGGGLPPAVPVIIALCVVQAPHFARVARGATMAIKAQPFVEAAQVLGGSHPRIIRSHIAPNVVAPLLVQFALSFSYAILAESSLSFLGVGHPPPAPSWGAMLTGAYGYVERAPWAAFFPGMAITLLILGFNILGDGLRDFFDPTRR from the coding sequence GTGGCGGAATCCATCAACATCACCCATGCACGGCAGCCGGTCGCGCCCCGCCGAGAAGGGGCGGGGCGGGCTTGGCGCCGGTTCGCGCGCCACAAGCCCGCCCTGGTGGGGGCGGCGGTCATCCTCGTCTACCTGCTGGCGGCGCTGCTGGCGGACGTCCTGGCGCCCTACGACCCGCTCGACATGGGCGCCGGGTCACGGTTGACCGGGCCGGACGCCGCTCACTGGTTCGGCACGGACGAGTACGGGCGCGATGTCCTCAGCCGGGTGATCTACGGCGCCCGGATCGCCTTCGTCGTGGGGGTCCTCTCGGCCTCGGGCGCCGCGGTCGTGGGCATGCTGATCGGGGTGCTCGGGGGCTATTTCGGCGGGTTGCTCGACCGCGGCGTGACCATGCTCATCGACCTCGTCTTCGCGTTCCCGACGATCCTGCTGGCCATCGCGGTGGCGGCGTTCCTCACGGGCGGCGGGTTGCCGCCGGCGGTGCCGGTCATCATCGCGCTCTGCGTGGTGCAGGCGCCGCACTTCGCCAGGGTGGCGCGCGGGGCGACCATGGCGATCAAGGCGCAGCCGTTCGTGGAAGCCGCCCAGGTGCTGGGGGGCTCCCACCCGCGCATCATCCGCAGCCACATCGCCCCCAACGTGGTGGCGCCGCTGCTGGTGCAGTTCGCCCTGTCCTTCTCCTACGCCATCCTCGCGGAATCGTCCCTGAGCTTCCTCGGCGTGGGCCACCCGCCGCCAGCGCCTTCCTGGGGTGCCATGCTGACCGGCGCCTACGGCTACGTCGAGCGCGCGCCTTGGGCCGCCTTCTTCCCCGGAATGGCCATCACACTCCTCATCCTCGGCTTCAACATCCTGGGTGACGGCCTGCGCGATTTT